GGTGCAGGCCGCGCCACAGCGTCAGGGCTTGAAGCAGACCCACAGTGACCAGGAAAGTGAGGAAGTAGCGGGGCGTCTGATCAAGGTTGACGTCCTTCAGCAGGACGAAGGCAAGCATCACCCCCACCCCGGTGGCAGCCACCCAAAGCGCGCGGTTGGGAATCAGGTGAGAGAGTTTGGGGGCCTGCCAGGCAGCCATGACCACCCCGATTACTAACCCGCCCAGAGGTGCTTCCCAGGTCCAATCGGTGAGGGGGCCACTGATCCAGGCCGCCAACGGCCAGCCGAGGGCGGCGCCGATGATGCTCAACAGGAGGAAGCTGCCGATGAAACGCCCGCGTTCAGAGGCGTTCAGCAGCGGTACGGATGGCGAACGGAACAGGGCCGCCATCAGGCTGACGAAGGCCAGCGCCACCGTTGCATCCGGGGCCGCGGTCACAGGGGCGGATGGGGTTGGGATCACGGCAGGCGCTGGCGTCGATGGTGGGGTGGGGGGAGGGGGTTTGTGATCGGCAGCAACAACGACCGCTGGCTGGGTTTCGGCTCCCTCTGGCCTGGAGGGGGGTGCAGTGCGCGCCGGTGCTGGCTTTGGCGCCGATGGAACAACGACCGCCGGAGCAGTGGAGACACGCCGGCTGGCTACGGCCAGGGTCTGGATGAAGTCGGTTGCCGTCGGAAAGCGGTCGCCGGGCTGTTTGGCCAGGGCGGTCAGGATGCCGCCGGAGACGGCGGCGGGCAGGTCGGCGCGGATGGCAGCGGGTGCAGGCGGATCCTTGTGCATGTGTGCATACATGACCTGGGCGCTGCTGCCGCTAAAGGGCACCTGGCCCGTGAGCATGTGATAGACGACGATGCCCAGGGCATAGATGTCGGTGGCCGGCCCCACCTCTTGGGAGCGATCGATGTCGATTTGCTCCGGCGCCATGTATTCGACTGTGCCCACGATAGCGCCGCTGCGCGTGAGTTCAGTATGTTGGGACAACGCCTTGACCAGACCAAAATCGGTCAGCAGCGGGCGCAAGGCGCCGGTGCGGGTCTTATCGAGCAGGATGTTGGCCGGCTTCACATCGCGATGCACCAGCCCCTGGCTATGGGCTTCATCCAGCGCGTCGGCAATGGGGGCCAACAGTGCGACGGCCTCCGCCAGCGGCAGCGGACCCTGCGCTTGCATAGTGGCCTGGAGCGCGCCTGCCGTCACCAGTTCCATGGCGATGAACAATTGACCCTCGACTTCGTCGATTTCGTAAATGGCGACGATATTTGGGTGGCGCAGATGGGCGGCTACCCGCGCCTCCTGCTTGAAACGGGCGACAAACTCCGGATCCCAGAGCAGGTGGGGGGCCAGCACTTTCAGCGCCACGTAGCGGTCAAGGACCGTATCGCGCGCCCGGTAGACGGTGGCGAAGCCGCCACGGCCGATGGATTCAAGGATCTCGTACTTCCCAAGCCTGCGAACAGGATCAGCCACATCGACCTCCGTCAATAGAAGGGGAATCGTCGCCTGGCGCGCCCTCGCCGGTCTTGCCCTGGCCGTCGCCTCTGCCCACAAAGAGCCAGGTCTACGGGCCTTTCATGATCGGTTCGAGCACGATGGCGCCGGCGGTAGACTAGCAGGTTTGCCGCGGCTGGTCAAGAATGCCTTTTTGTGACTGCTCAGCCTGTCTGGATTGTTGCCACGAATTGCACGAATTTGACGAATTTTGCTTGTGATCATTCGTGTAATTCGTGGCAGAGGCTGAGTAGTTACCGTCCATCATCCTTGACCGAACCACTGATTCCGAAGTGACTTCAGTTCAGAAGGGTAGGGTGCAGGGCTGAAGCAAATCCGACAAAAGTCGGCGACAGCGCCATCATCATCCCCTATGCTGTCACCAACTGCCTGTCTCATTGTTGGCAGGTTTCAGGCAATCGATCCCATCAAGACATGGAGCATGCACTGTGAACAAGCAAACCTTGGCTGCGCGCTTGGCCGTTATGACTCAGGCCGAACCGAAGGAAGAGGCGGCGCTGCGGCGACTGTGCCTTCGGGCTTTGTCACCCCACGGAGAGAGGCCGGCGCGATGAATCTCTACTTTTTGATGACTGCTTTGTTTCTGGGGATGGCAACGCTGGTTGCCGCTGACGCGGCGCTGACCAGCTTCTCCTTGCTGCCCTGGTTCAACGGACTGCGCTGGTTGCGCGTTCATTTCATCACGCTGGGAGCTGTCACCGAGGCGCTTTTTGGGTTGCTGCCGATGGTCGTGGCCATCCGCGCCGGCCTTCCCCGGCCCAAGTTCCGCTGGGACATCTGGCTCTCCCTCAACCTGGGTCTGCTGACGCTGCTGGTGGGCATCCCCATCGTCAACCAGACGCTCATTTTGGCCGGCGGCGCGCTCATTTTTGCGGCGACGACCTTGCTCCTGGTGCAGCTGCAACGGATGCGCCGTCTCGCGCCACCGTCAGCGCCCGCTTCTGCGAGCGGCGCCGGCCGCAAATTCTACATCGCCGGCCTGGGCTATTTCCTGGTCGGCATCATCGTGGGAACCGGGCTATGGCTGGGCTGGAGCGATTGGTTGCGCATCCAGACGCCCATCGAGGTGCACATCCATGCCAACAACTGGGGACTGTTGTCGCTAGTCTTCGCCGGTCTGTTGGTGGATATGTTTCCGACCTGGGCAAAACGGCCGTTGGCCTGGCCGCGCTCCATTTCTGCCATCTTCTGGATGTTGACCTTGGGCGCCCTGGGCTTGGTGCTGGGGCCGTGGGTCAAGTCCGAACTGTTTTCTGTGCCCGGCCTGCTTCTGTTTCTGGCAGCCACTTTCTGGCTGTTGCTCAATGTGATCAAGCCTCTCCGGGGCGACAAGGCCATCTGGTCTCAACCGGGCATCTGGCACCTGTTGACGGCCTATATCTGGATTGTGGCGCCGGTGTTGGTGGCGCCGCTGATCCTGCTGAAAGTGCCCGGCTTTCCCGGCGCCGGCATCGAGCAGAATGCGCCACAGGCCCTCATCTACGGCTGGGTGCTACAGTTCGGTTACGCTGCCATCGGCTTCTTCTTCCAGCGCCTCTTCCTGCCAGATCAACCGGCCAGGTTGGGCGGAAACTGGCTTAGCCTGGCTACCGGGCATCTTGGCGGACTTTTCCTCTGGGCCTCTATCTTTGTCTCCGCTTACCAGGGCGTCCTGCATGGCACGGCCTATGTGCTCTGGACGATTTCGTTCATCCCCATCGTCGGGTCATGGTGGCGGACTGTGCGCCAGGGGCTGGCTTCCTTGCCGGAACGTACGATTGCACTCGATGCAACAGGTCCATAAGTCGCTAGTGCCCCAGGCGCTCGTGCCGGCGTGAGGTGTTGAAAATACCCGTTGGGGTGGTCAGCCCATCCAGTTCGGCCACCAGCGAGAAGGTGAGGGCGTCGTACACCCGCACCTTCTCGCCCTGCCAGTCGCTGATGTAGACGAAGCGGCCATCGTCCGTCAGCTCGGGGTGCAGCGTCTGCACCCCCTCCTCGATGACGTGGACGACCGCGAAGTTCTGCTTGTCGATGACGTAGATGCGGTTGGGTGAGGCCGCAAACATGGTATCGGCCCAAACGTAGGGGTTTTGGTCGTGGGCGCGGACGAAGAGACCGGGGCCGGTGGTGGGGATCTGCGCTGCGATCTGGTTGGTGGCTAGGTTCCAGATCGTCACCCGGCCCTCGCCAGCGTGGACGGTGGCCCCGTATTCGGCCCCATTGGCGCTCCACACCGCGCCGGAGCCGGGGTGTGGGGTGTCACCGGTGGGGATGCAGGTGACGCGCGTCCAATTCACGACGTCGATCACGGCCATGCAGTCGTCGTCCTGAGCGGCCAGATAGAAGCGGCGGTTGTCGGGACTGAGAAAACCATCGTGCAATTGACGGCCAACGTTTGCCAGCGCCGCGATGGGGAAGTCGGGCCGGCTGAAGTCGATCCGCCAGACCTGCCCCGCTTCTTTGAGGGCGATGATGAAATAGGGGCCGGCCAGGTCGGGGGCCACATCGCTGGTGATGGCCACGCGGGAGGGCGTCCAGTGGCCGTCGGGGTCGTAGCCTTCGGTCGCGATCACTTTCAGCGGCTGGAGGGTGTGGGCGTCGAGGATGACGGCGGTGGGCGGCGCGTAGTTGCCGGCGATCAGGTAGCGGCCATCGTCCGCGATCGCCAGCCCGCGGCTATCCAGCCCTACGCGCACCGCGGTCACCGGTTGCAGGGTATAGAGGTCGATCCTGAACAGCCAGCCGTCGCGACCAATGTTGTAGGCCCAGCGGTTAGTGGTGGGGTCGAAGGCGTAGCCGTGCGCCCGGTAGCTGGCCGGAATGCGCCCCAGCAGGGTGTGGGTGTCGCCATCGACGACGGCAATGCGCCGCGCCTCGCGTTCGGTGATCAGCATCAAGTTGTCCAGGTTGCCATTATGCGTGGGCGCAGGGGGCAGGGTGGACTCGTCGACCAGGACGGCGCGGCTGGCCTCGATATCGGCCAGGGTCCAGGCTGGGCCGCTGCCTTCGGGCAGGCTGCGGAGATGGCCGATCAGCAGCCAGATCTCCTCGTCGGTCAGTCCCAGTTTTCCCCAGGCCGGCATGGGCGTGCCGGGGCGACCGTTCTTGATCGTATCGAAGTAGAAGCCGTCGTTCTCGCTCAGGCGGGCGGGGACCAGAGCCGGGCCGATGCCGCCTTCGCGGCGGGCGCCGTGACAGCCGGCGCAGGAATCGGCGTAGGCCTCGGCGGCGGAACGGCCCCCGAACCAGTCGGCGGCGCCGTTTGGCGACGCCACCACCGCCCCCTCGCCGCCCGCTGTTCCCGCGGCCGTGACCGTGAAGACGCCGGAGACGGCCGGCCGCCAGCCAAACTGGCCGCCCGGCGGCAGTTCGGGCGAGACGATGACGCCCTGGCCGCCGGCGATGGTGACGGGCGTGGTCTCGCCGTTCTCCCATATCACCGTCTGCCCGATTTTCACGGCCAGGGTGTGCGGCGTGAAGGCGCCATCCTTGAGCAAGATGTTGTGCCTCCTGCCAGAGACCAGCCGCGGCAGAAACGCGACCTCGGCAACTCCGGCCTGGGCGGTGGCGAGGGCATCGACCGGGCCAATCGTAAGCAAGGCCAGGAGCAGGAGCAGGATCGTCCGATAACGTGTGATCGACATGGCGCCTCCGTGTAAGCCGGATGACTATAAAGCATGGCTTGCCGCCAGCGCAAGCTGACAACGGCCGTTTGGACAGCCTCTGGCATTGCGCCGGAGGGGGATTTGCGCTACCATCCGTGGCCTCTGCCCACCGAATCGGAGCCGAAAATGGCTGCACCACGCTTCGGCTTCACCCGCTCACACCCACGGAGACCCTCCCATGCCCATGTCCATCAATCGCAAAAGCAAGACCGTCGCCGACATCCTCGGCCGCGCTGCCACCGACCCGGCCTTCCGCACCCTGCTGCTGACGAACCCCGCCGCGGCCCTGGCCGGCTACAGCCTGACCGATGAGGAGCGGGCGGCGCTCTCGGATCGCGAGACTGTGTTGTCGTTGTTGCAGTAGGCTCGAATTCGTTTCCGGACACGGATTTCACGGATAAACACAGATCGAGAGTGATCAAATCCGTGTTTATCCGTGTCGATCCGTGTCCGGATACTGGGTGCTAGAGTTAACGGCAAAGGAAGATGGCGATGAGCAATGCAAGCGCCTTTGTCGGCCGCGCCCGCCAACTGGCGCAACTCGACGGCTTTCTCAGCCAGGCCCTGGCCGGTCGCGGGCAGATATGCTTTGTCACCGGCGATGCCGGCGCCGGCAAGACGACGCTGGCGACCGAGTTCATCCGCCGGGCCGAGGGCCGGCAGCCCGACCTGGTGGCGGCTGTGGCCATGGGCGACCCCCAAACCGGGGCCAGCGACCCGTACCTGATTTTTCGGGAAGTTCTGGCGCTACTGACCGGCGATGTGGAGGCGCGTCTGGCCGAGGGCGCCATCACCCAGGAAGGGGCGCGGCGGTTGCAAGGGGCGTTGCGCACCTCTATCGACTGCCTGGTGGAGTTCGGACCTGATTTGATCGGCCTGCTGGTGCCGGGGGCGGGGCTGGCGGTGCAGCTGGCCAGGATCGGCATCGAGACCAGCAAGCGGGCGGGGCTGATGGAGCGACTGACCCAGGGGCCGGCAAGCGGCAGGGCGGAAACGGTCGGGCCGAAGAGTATCGACCAGGGCCAGATCTACGAGCAGTATGCCAAAGTCCTCACGGCCCTCTCGCAACACGCCCCCCTGCTCTTGGTGTTGGATGATTTGCAGTGGGCCGATAACGCCTCCATCGATCTGCTCTTCCATCTCACCCGGCGCATCGAATCCAGCCGCATCTTCATCATTGCCATGCTGCGCCCGGCCGAGATCGCTCTGGGCCGGGCCGGCGAGCGCCACCCTTTGGAACGGGTGATGAGTGAGGTCAAGCGTTATTATGGCGATGTGGTCATCGACCTGGATGAGGCCGCGGCCAGCGAGGGGGAGGCTTTCATCGACGCCCTGCTCGACAGCGAACCGAATCGCCTGGGGCCGGGTTTCCGCCGCGCCCTCTGGGAGCGCACCGGCGGCAACCCGCTCTTCGCCGTGGAGTTGCTGCGCGAGATGGAGGAGAAGGGCGATCTGGCCCGCGACGAGCAGGGGCGTTGGGTCGAAGGGCCGGGCCTGGATTGGTCGGCCCTGCCGGCGCGGGCCGAAGGCGTGATCGAATCCCGCATCAGCCGTCTGACCGCTGACCTGCTGGAGGCGCTGAAGCTGGCCAGCGTGCAAGGCGACGCCTTCACGGCCGAGGTGGTGGCGCAAATCCGGGAGTTGAACACCCGCGACTTCGTGCGCCAGCTGAGTAGTGAGCTGGAAAAACGCCATCGTCTGGTGGCGGCGCAGGGCCAGCAGCGGGTGGGCGAGCAGCGCCTCTCGCAATACCAGTTCCAGAATCGGCTGTTCCAGCAATATCTCTACGCCGGCCTCGACCCCACCGAGCGCGCCTATCTGCACGAGGACATCGGCCGGGCGCTGGAGGCGCTGTACGGCGAACGAGGCGACGAGATCGCGACGCGGCTGGCCTGGCATTTCGAGCAGGCCGGCGTGCCCGACAAAGCCCGTCGCTATTTGCGGCGGGCGGGGGAACAGGCGTCCGAGCGTTCGGCGCACGTCGAGGCGATTGACTACTTCACCCGCGCCCTGGCCCTGACGCCGGAAGCTGACCAGGCTGATCGTTGTGACCTGCTACTCGGTCGCGAGAGGGCGTATCATCTTCTCGGCCAGCGCCAGGCTCAGGCCCACGACCTGGATGCACTCGAACAGTTAGCCGCGGCGCTTGCCGAACCGGGCCTGCGGCTGCGCATTGGCTTGGAGCGATCCTACTACGCCGAGGCTGTGCACGACTATCCGGCTGCGCGCGCAGCCGCCGAGCAGTCCATCGCCTGGGCACAGATGGCCCAAGAATCCGAGGGAGAGATGGCAGCGCGGGTGCAATTGGGGTGGACGCTCTATCGCCAGTCCGAATATGCGGCCGCCATCGAGCAAGCTGAACAAGTATCAGCGATGGCGCGCGCCCGTGGCTCGAAGCCGATGCAGGCGGAAAGCCTGCGTCTGTTGGGCGTCTGCCACCAAGAGATGGGAGAGCTGGCATTGGGTCGTTCCTTCCTGGAAGAGGCGCTGCAACTGTACCAGGAGCAGGGGGATCGTCGGGGTGAAGGCAAAGTGGCGTCCAATATCGCCGTCAATATGCGCGGCGAGCATCGTTTTGTCGAGGCCAGACAGTGGTATGACCGGGCGCTGGCGATGGCTCGCAGCATCGGCGATCGGCGAAACGAGGCGATGATTCTCAACAACCTGGGCGTGCTCGCGATCAGCACCGGCGATGTTGCCGCCGGCCGTCACTTCTACGAGCAGGCGTCGGTCATCGCCCGCGAGGTGGGGGAACGCATGTCGCTGGGCGCGACCTGGGTCAATCTCAGCACCATCTGCCGCATGCAGGAGGATTTCGAGCAGGCCCTGGCCTATGCCAAGCAAGCGCTGGAGGTTTTCCAGGCCATCGGCACGGTCTATGGCGAAGGCCATGCCTGGATGCGTATCGGTCATGCAGATGCCGGCCTGGGTCGCCTGGACGAGGCCGTTGCGGCCTTCGCCAGCGCCCTCATGCTGCGCCGTCAGAGCGGTGAACACCAGGCGTCATTAGAGGCTTTGGCCGGGCTTGCCCGCACCCATTTGCTGCAAGGCGATACGGATCTGGCTATGAGCGATCTGGACGAGGTCTTGCAGCACATGGCCGCCAGCGGTGATTTCAAGGGGGCCGAGGAACCGCTTTGGATTTACCTGATCTGCTATCAGGTCTTGGCGGCCAACAACGACGCGCGCTCCGGCGATGTCCTGGCTGAAGCCTACCGGCAACTGCAGGAAGAGGCAGCCAAATTCGCTGACGACCGCACCCGCGCCCTGTTCCTGACCAACATCCCTCACCACCGTGAGATCATCAAGGCTGTCACCGGCGCTTATCCGGACGCACCGGCGTTGCAAGCCGAACCCACTCCCAACCCCGCCCCGAATCCGGCGCCAGAGCCTGCACCCGCACCTGCGCCCGACTCCTCGCTTGACGCTCCCCCGCCACCGGCTGCCAGTCCGCCCGCGGCGGCTGCGCCCGCGCCAACCCTCGCCCCTGCGCCTGCCTTCCGTTTCTCGGCTTGGGTGGAGGCTCTGCGCCGGCCGGCGGTTCTGCGCCCGGCTCTGGCCATCGCCGCTGGATTCCTCCTACTGATCGCGGTGGCCCTGCTGCTCGCGCGCTTCTCTGGCCCTGGCTCGGAATGCCCGCCCGGTTGCGCCGATGCAAGCCTGAGCGGGCGCAACTGGCGGGGCGAGAGGCTTGTCGGCGTCGATTTCAGTGGGGCGGAGTTGTATGGCGTCCGTTTCGAGGAGGCCGACCTCACCGCTTCCGTTTTCGTCAGCGCCACCCTCGCCGCCGCCGATCTGAGCCGCGCCAATCTGCGCGGGGCCGATCTGCGGGGAGCGAACCTGCGCGGGGCCAACCTGACCGGGGCCGACCTCACCTCCGCCGACCTGCGCGGGGCAACGCTGGTCGGGGCCGAGCTTACGAACGCCGACCTGACCGATGTCGACCTGGCCGGGGCCAACCTGGCCGCGGCCCAACTGGACGGCGTCATCCTGACCGATAGCCACCACGACGCCAGCACACGCTGGCCGCATGGCTTCACCCCAGAGGGAAATCAATGACAACTCGACCATGCAACCGTTTGTGGCTGGTGGTGCTGGCGGCGCTGGTAGGGCTTTGGCTGTGGCCGGGCGCGGCGCGGGCGCACGAGGAGGATGGCGGGCGGCAGGATTCGGCCCCCGGCGCGGGCATCCAACGCACCTTTCTGCCCCTGCTCAGCCGGGAAAAGCTGCCCACCAGCGTGACCCTGATCGAACAGGCGCAAGGGCGGGGCGAGATCGACGGCGAAACGGCGCTGATCTACAGGGTCTTTGCCGCCTTTGCCGATGCCCGTCTGCCCTGGCGTTTTCGGGGCGACGATAGCGGCGTGATCGACTCGGACGCCGTCGCCGACGCCACCCTAACCTTCGACGCCCTCTCGCCGTCGGCCCGCGAGACCCTCGTTCCCTTCCTCATCCCGCCTGTCTATGCAGGTAGTTGGTACGACCTGCGCATGAACGGCGCCAGAGCGGGCAAGCAGGCAGCGGCGCCGGTCAATTTCATCGACGACCGCTGCCAGGAAGTGGCCGGCGATCTGCTCATCCCTCTGGAATCGGATCACTTCGTAGTCTGGTTTCCGCCTTCCGATGATCAATTCTTCGCCCGCGCGCGGCAGATCAGCGCCGACCTGGAAGGCCGTATCCATCCCATCCTCACCAGCCTGCTGCGCCAGCCGCTGAGCGACGCCGGGCTGGGCTGCAATCCTAGCGATGGTCGCCTGGATGTTTATCTGGTCTTTGATCCGCTTCCTGGCTACGACAACACCATCGCCCTAGTCAGCACCTATCCAAACAAAGGCTGCAAAGCGGCCCCCACCTATATGCTATCGCTCCAGGCCAACCCCTCCGAGGTCAGCGTCATGGCGCACGAATTCATGCACATGATCCAGTTCGCCTACAACCCGGCAGTCGAGTGTTTCGACAGCTGGTGGATGGAATCGACTGCCAACTGGGCTATCGATTACTTCGAGCACATCGACGGTGCCGCCGACACCCAGCTGGAACACGACTATGCCTATTCCTACCTTGAATCGGCGCATTACAACCTGGTGGATGTGGGCGACGCCGCCGATCTACGCGAATACGGCGCCTATCTGTGGCCTTTCTACCTCAGTCACTACACCGGCAGCTACAACCCGCATCTGATCGCCGATATCTTTGCTGCAACCGAAATCGCCGGCAACGGCAACCTCTATAAAGTCATCGATGATCGCATCGCCGGCGGCTGGGAGGAGCGCTGGCCCGAATTTTCGGCCCTGAACCTGAACCTTGCCCCCAAGAACCTTTACGAGCAGTGGGATGATCTCAAGGCGCGATGGCGATCGGCGACCAAGTTCGGCCTGATCACGACGATGACGCAGGACGAAGACCTCTACTATGTCTGGTATCTGGCCCGCGGACATATGACCGCAGCGTACGAGGTCGGCGATCTTGGCAGCTACGCCGAGGAGTTCAGCATTGGCGCCGATGTGCGCCTTGCAGCCTTCGCCAACCCCTATGTGGGTATGCCCCACATGCGTTTGCAGGCGCTGATCAAGCGGCCGGGCCAGAACTGGGAGGGGCCGGTGGACTGGTCGACCAACAAATGGACGCTGGTGTGTCAGGATGATCCGGCCGAGAAGCTCGAACGGGTGATCCTGATCTACAGCAACAGCAACTGGCAGCGTCTGACGGGGTTTGCAGCTGCGCCCAGCGCCCTGCGCGTGGTCACAAGCGACCTGCCCTGCGCCGGCTGGCGGGGAAGCAGTAACTGGCAGCTCGATGGCCACTCGTGGAACGACCAGGGCGAAACGAACTATACGATTTCGGGCCAGGCAACCCCCACCTTCACCCTCAAACGCCGCACCCTGACCGGCGACACGATCGGGTTCGAGTTCCAGCCCACGGCCGGAGACGGGGCCTGGTCAACGGCGTTCTCGGGCTTGGATTATCAGACGGGCAACACAGCCAGCTGTACGCGCAGCGGCGGCGGCAGCCTCAGTCCCGCCCTTGGCCTTCTGCTCATCACCGAGGACCTGAGCGGTGAAACCATGAATCGCCGGTTTTTTGGCTCCGGCCTTGTCGCCGCGCCCGACCGTTGCGAAGTCTTTACCACCTGGGCGCACATCCCCTGGCTGACCACCGACATCCGCGACACCGGCCTGAAGCCCTGGCCGGCGACCGCCAGCGTGGGGCGGCTGGCTGGGAGCGATGCCGTCACCGAATCGGGCGATGGCTTCAGCGATACGACGACTTCGAGCTGGGACTTCACGCCGTTGAATTGATCCGAGAAGGGGTGAGGTGATCCGCGAAGAACGCGAATGGTCGCGAAGGTTCAGCTTCAGCCAGGGCTAGATAGCGGCGCCGGGGTGAGGTGATCCGCGAAGGACGCGAAGGGGCGCGAAGGGGTGAGGTGATCGGCGAAGGACGCGAAGGGGTTGGCTTCTTCGCATCCTTCGCGCTCTTCGCGGATCACCCCGTCCGCATCGATGCGTTCACGCAGCCGAGGGCGAAGGCGGCCATGTCATCCGGGTTCATCGCCCGCCCCTGGCTCCAGGCTGCCGCGAAGTCGGCCTCGGTCAACCGGCGGCGTGCGGCGGCAGCCGCGCCTGCGCGCATGGCGGCCAGGAAGTCGATGGGCGGGCGCACGACCTGGAGCGCCTCCCAGAGTCTGTCGGCGGCCCCCAGCAAACGGGCGGCGCAGGGG
This genomic window from Caldilineales bacterium contains:
- a CDS encoding Os1348 family NHLP clan protein, giving the protein MPMSINRKSKTVADILGRAATDPAFRTLLLTNPAAALAGYSLTDEERAALSDRETVLSLLQ
- a CDS encoding protein kinase, whose translation is MADPVRRLGKYEILESIGRGGFATVYRARDTVLDRYVALKVLAPHLLWDPEFVARFKQEARVAAHLRHPNIVAIYEIDEVEGQLFIAMELVTAGALQATMQAQGPLPLAEAVALLAPIADALDEAHSQGLVHRDVKPANILLDKTRTGALRPLLTDFGLVKALSQHTELTRSGAIVGTVEYMAPEQIDIDRSQEVGPATDIYALGIVVYHMLTGQVPFSGSSAQVMYAHMHKDPPAPAAIRADLPAAVSGGILTALAKQPGDRFPTATDFIQTLAVASRRVSTAPAVVVPSAPKPAPARTAPPSRPEGAETQPAVVVAADHKPPPPTPPSTPAPAVIPTPSAPVTAAPDATVALAFVSLMAALFRSPSVPLLNASERGRFIGSFLLLSIIGAALGWPLAAWISGPLTDWTWEAPLGGLVIGVVMAAWQAPKLSHLIPNRALWVAATGVGVMLAFVLLKDVNLDQTPRYFLTFLVTVGLLQALTLWRGLHPTWGIAWTPLVAAALLLGMKLAWRAMSTTGYEEVIQFLGHTVGEAMYNGLNNALGWDRMVSLFSYLGWLIRGFIIGAVVGAVQGAYLAFGRGRRR
- a CDS encoding tetratricopeptide repeat protein yields the protein MSNASAFVGRARQLAQLDGFLSQALAGRGQICFVTGDAGAGKTTLATEFIRRAEGRQPDLVAAVAMGDPQTGASDPYLIFREVLALLTGDVEARLAEGAITQEGARRLQGALRTSIDCLVEFGPDLIGLLVPGAGLAVQLARIGIETSKRAGLMERLTQGPASGRAETVGPKSIDQGQIYEQYAKVLTALSQHAPLLLVLDDLQWADNASIDLLFHLTRRIESSRIFIIAMLRPAEIALGRAGERHPLERVMSEVKRYYGDVVIDLDEAAASEGEAFIDALLDSEPNRLGPGFRRALWERTGGNPLFAVELLREMEEKGDLARDEQGRWVEGPGLDWSALPARAEGVIESRISRLTADLLEALKLASVQGDAFTAEVVAQIRELNTRDFVRQLSSELEKRHRLVAAQGQQRVGEQRLSQYQFQNRLFQQYLYAGLDPTERAYLHEDIGRALEALYGERGDEIATRLAWHFEQAGVPDKARRYLRRAGEQASERSAHVEAIDYFTRALALTPEADQADRCDLLLGRERAYHLLGQRQAQAHDLDALEQLAAALAEPGLRLRIGLERSYYAEAVHDYPAARAAAEQSIAWAQMAQESEGEMAARVQLGWTLYRQSEYAAAIEQAEQVSAMARARGSKPMQAESLRLLGVCHQEMGELALGRSFLEEALQLYQEQGDRRGEGKVASNIAVNMRGEHRFVEARQWYDRALAMARSIGDRRNEAMILNNLGVLAISTGDVAAGRHFYEQASVIAREVGERMSLGATWVNLSTICRMQEDFEQALAYAKQALEVFQAIGTVYGEGHAWMRIGHADAGLGRLDEAVAAFASALMLRRQSGEHQASLEALAGLARTHLLQGDTDLAMSDLDEVLQHMAASGDFKGAEEPLWIYLICYQVLAANNDARSGDVLAEAYRQLQEEAAKFADDRTRALFLTNIPHHREIIKAVTGAYPDAPALQAEPTPNPAPNPAPEPAPAPAPDSSLDAPPPPAASPPAAAAPAPTLAPAPAFRFSAWVEALRRPAVLRPALAIAAGFLLLIAVALLLARFSGPGSECPPGCADASLSGRNWRGERLVGVDFSGAELYGVRFEEADLTASVFVSATLAAADLSRANLRGADLRGANLRGANLTGADLTSADLRGATLVGAELTNADLTDVDLAGANLAAAQLDGVILTDSHHDASTRWPHGFTPEGNQ
- a CDS encoding c-type cytochrome, yielding MSITRYRTILLLLLALLTIGPVDALATAQAGVAEVAFLPRLVSGRRHNILLKDGAFTPHTLAVKIGQTVIWENGETTPVTIAGGQGVIVSPELPPGGQFGWRPAVSGVFTVTAAGTAGGEGAVVASPNGAADWFGGRSAAEAYADSCAGCHGARREGGIGPALVPARLSENDGFYFDTIKNGRPGTPMPAWGKLGLTDEEIWLLIGHLRSLPEGSGPAWTLADIEASRAVLVDESTLPPAPTHNGNLDNLMLITEREARRIAVVDGDTHTLLGRIPASYRAHGYAFDPTTNRWAYNIGRDGWLFRIDLYTLQPVTAVRVGLDSRGLAIADDGRYLIAGNYAPPTAVILDAHTLQPLKVIATEGYDPDGHWTPSRVAITSDVAPDLAGPYFIIALKEAGQVWRIDFSRPDFPIAALANVGRQLHDGFLSPDNRRFYLAAQDDDCMAVIDVVNWTRVTCIPTGDTPHPGSGAVWSANGAEYGATVHAGEGRVTIWNLATNQIAAQIPTTGPGLFVRAHDQNPYVWADTMFAASPNRIYVIDKQNFAVVHVIEEGVQTLHPELTDDGRFVYISDWQGEKVRVYDALTFSLVAELDGLTTPTGIFNTSRRHERLGH